In Rubrobacter naiadicus, a single genomic region encodes these proteins:
- a CDS encoding nickel-dependent hydrogenase large subunit: protein MAIREEVPQQARNLVEMSWDPITRIVGNLGIYTKIDFDNREVVECKSTSSIFRGYSVFMKGKDPRDSHFITSRICGICGDNHATCSCYAQQMAYGVKPPPLAEWIVNLGEAAEYMFDHCIFQDNLVFVDFCEQLVRETNPGLLRRAEQTEAPHADVHGYRTIADIMRAFNPFTGDLYKEALQMARLTREMFCLMEGRHVHPSTLYPGGVGTVATPQLFTDYLTRLMRFMDWVKKIVPANDDVFDFFYEALPGYEEVGRRRVLLGCWGSFQDPGVCDYRYQTMNEWGRAMFVTPGVVVDGELVTTALVDINLGIRILLGSSYYEDWENEEMFVERDPLGNPVDRRHPWNQTTIPKPQRRDLEKGPYSWVMSPRWYDRRTGDHLALDTGGGALARLWATALAGLVDIRSSFGAGVRATGESVEITLPKTAATPETRFEWKIPRWSNAIERDRARIYFIAYSAAAAVYFVEKALGLVHAGETKVFEDFEVPEEGIGCGFHEAVRGVLSHHLVIRDGKIANYHPYPPTP from the coding sequence ATGGCCATCCGGGAAGAGGTTCCGCAGCAGGCCAGGAACCTGGTCGAGATGTCGTGGGACCCGATCACGCGGATCGTCGGCAACCTCGGCATCTACACCAAGATAGACTTCGACAACCGCGAGGTGGTCGAGTGCAAGAGTACCTCCTCCATCTTCCGCGGCTACAGCGTCTTCATGAAGGGCAAGGACCCACGCGACTCGCACTTCATCACCAGCCGCATCTGCGGCATCTGCGGCGACAACCACGCCACCTGCTCCTGCTACGCCCAGCAGATGGCCTACGGGGTCAAGCCGCCGCCTCTGGCAGAATGGATCGTCAACCTCGGCGAGGCCGCCGAGTACATGTTCGACCATTGCATCTTCCAGGACAACCTGGTCTTCGTCGACTTCTGTGAGCAGCTCGTACGTGAGACCAACCCCGGCCTGCTGCGGCGGGCCGAGCAGACCGAGGCCCCCCACGCCGACGTCCACGGCTACCGCACGATCGCGGACATCATGCGCGCCTTCAACCCGTTCACCGGAGATCTGTACAAAGAGGCGCTGCAGATGGCCCGCCTGACGCGTGAGATGTTCTGCCTTATGGAGGGGCGTCACGTTCACCCCTCCACGCTCTACCCCGGCGGCGTCGGAACGGTGGCCACCCCGCAGCTCTTCACCGACTACCTGACCCGCCTGATGCGCTTCATGGACTGGGTCAAGAAGATCGTGCCGGCCAACGACGACGTCTTCGACTTCTTCTACGAAGCCCTGCCGGGCTACGAGGAGGTCGGCAGGAGGCGCGTTTTGCTCGGCTGCTGGGGGTCTTTCCAGGACCCGGGCGTCTGCGACTACCGCTACCAGACGATGAACGAGTGGGGCAGGGCGATGTTCGTCACGCCCGGCGTGGTCGTCGATGGCGAGCTCGTCACGACCGCTCTGGTCGACATAAACCTCGGGATACGCATCCTGCTCGGCTCCTCCTACTACGAGGACTGGGAGAACGAGGAGATGTTCGTAGAGCGCGACCCGCTGGGCAACCCGGTCGACCGGCGGCACCCCTGGAACCAGACCACGATCCCCAAGCCCCAGAGGCGCGACCTGGAGAAGGGTCCGTACAGCTGGGTGATGAGCCCCCGCTGGTACGACCGGCGCACCGGGGACCACCTGGCGCTGGACACCGGCGGCGGAGCGCTCGCCAGGCTGTGGGCGACGGCGCTCGCGGGGCTGGTGGACATCCGGTCCTCCTTCGGGGCCGGCGTGCGGGCCACGGGGGAGAGCGTCGAGATCACGCTGCCCAAGACCGCCGCTACGCCCGAGACGCGCTTCGAGTGGAAGATCCCGCGGTGGTCCAACGCCATCGAGCGTGACAGGGCCCGCATCTACTTCATCGCATACTCGGCGGCCGCCGCGGTCTACTTCGTCGAGAAGGCCCTGGGGCTGGTGCACGCCGGGGAGACCAAGGTCTTCGAGGACTTCGAGGTGCCCGAGGAGGGCATCGGGTGCGGCTTCCACGAAGCCGTGCGCGGGGTGCTCTCGCACCACCTGGTGATCCGGGACGGCAAGATCGCCAACTACCACCCCTACCCGCCCACCCCC
- a CDS encoding hydrogenase expression protein HypE has translation MSCDGDSVSITAATLPSLEDVVLGNIPGLPKVHLHNKVLHHSLGGEEFLRPFRQALDDELGAPFVLVIEGSIPNENINGEGYWTSFGNDPATGEPLTINWWIDRLAPKAWAVVAAGTCAAYGGIHAMAGNPTGCMGLADYLGWDFRSAGGIPIVNVPGCPVQPDNFMETVTWLLYQAAGLAPMIPLDEQLRPTWLFGKTVHEGCDRAGYYEQGDFALDYNSPKCQVKIGCWGPVVNCNVTKRGWMDGIGGCPNVGGICIGCTMPGFPDKFMPFMDQPPGGTVSSSFTQAYGAMIRRLRSITNRTVNKEPRWRHNRGELTTGYNPRWPR, from the coding sequence ATGAGCTGTGACGGGGACTCGGTCTCCATCACGGCGGCGACGCTTCCGAGCCTCGAGGACGTCGTGCTGGGTAACATCCCCGGGTTGCCGAAGGTACACCTCCACAACAAGGTCCTGCACCACTCCCTGGGCGGAGAGGAGTTTCTCCGGCCCTTCAGGCAGGCGCTCGACGACGAGCTCGGGGCGCCCTTCGTGCTCGTCATAGAGGGTTCCATCCCCAACGAGAACATAAACGGGGAGGGCTACTGGACGTCCTTCGGCAACGACCCGGCCACAGGTGAGCCGCTGACGATCAACTGGTGGATCGACCGGCTCGCCCCGAAAGCGTGGGCGGTTGTCGCGGCCGGAACCTGCGCCGCCTACGGCGGGATCCACGCGATGGCCGGCAACCCCACTGGGTGCATGGGGCTCGCGGACTATCTCGGGTGGGACTTCCGCTCCGCTGGCGGGATACCCATCGTCAACGTTCCGGGCTGTCCGGTGCAGCCGGACAACTTCATGGAGACGGTGACCTGGCTGCTGTATCAGGCGGCGGGGCTCGCGCCGATGATCCCGCTGGACGAGCAGCTGCGGCCCACCTGGCTCTTCGGGAAGACCGTGCACGAGGGGTGTGACAGGGCCGGATACTACGAGCAGGGCGACTTCGCGCTCGACTACAACTCGCCCAAGTGCCAGGTGAAGATAGGGTGCTGGGGGCCGGTCGTCAACTGCAACGTGACCAAGAGGGGATGGATGGACGGGATCGGGGGATGCCCCAACGTGGGCGGCATCTGCATCGGGTGCACGATGCCCGGATTCCCGGACAAGTTCATGCCGTTCATGGACCAGCCGCCCGGCGGGACCGTCTCCTCGAGTTTCACCCAGGCCTACGGCGCCATGATCCGGCGCCTCAGGAGCATCACCAACAGGACGGTGAACAAAGAGCCCAGGTGGCGCCACAACAGGGGAGAGCTCACCACCGGCTACAACCCGCGCTGGCCGCGGTAG
- the hypB gene encoding hydrogenase nickel incorporation protein HypB, whose product MHRTKVRQVVRENVLDANDALARANRERFDEAGTYVINVMSSPGAGKTALLERVLERLRATLRTGILEGDVQTTLDAERLARFHVPIVQVNTDPGFGGECHLDANMVRSALPELPLEEIDLLLIENVGNLVCPAEFRVGEDARVMVFSVTEGEEKPLKYPLMFRTADLVLVNKIDLLDHLDFDLEKFLGYLKAVNPTAPHILTSARTGAGVGAFCSWLEERLPPPALDTPVSSE is encoded by the coding sequence ATGCACCGCACGAAGGTCAGACAGGTCGTCCGGGAGAACGTGCTCGACGCCAACGATGCCCTCGCCCGCGCCAACCGCGAGAGGTTCGATGAGGCCGGGACGTATGTGATCAACGTGATGAGCTCCCCCGGCGCCGGGAAGACCGCGCTGCTGGAGCGCGTGCTGGAGCGGCTGCGCGCCACACTCCGCACCGGCATCCTGGAGGGCGACGTGCAGACCACGCTGGACGCCGAACGGCTCGCCCGCTTCCATGTCCCTATCGTACAGGTCAACACCGACCCCGGCTTCGGCGGCGAGTGCCACCTGGACGCCAACATGGTCCGCTCCGCGCTGCCCGAGCTGCCGCTGGAAGAGATCGACCTCCTCCTCATCGAGAACGTGGGCAACCTGGTCTGCCCGGCCGAGTTCCGGGTCGGCGAGGACGCGCGGGTCATGGTCTTCTCGGTGACCGAGGGGGAAGAGAAGCCGCTCAAGTACCCCCTGATGTTCCGCACCGCGGACCTGGTGCTGGTCAACAAGATCGACCTCCTCGACCACCTGGACTTCGACCTGGAGAAGTTCCTCGGCTACCTGAAGGCCGTCAACCCCACCGCACCCCACATCCTCACCAGCGCCCGCACCGGCGCGGGTGTCGGTGCGTTCTGCTCCTGGCTCGAAGAGCGTCTCCCGCCGCCCGCTCTTGACACTCCAGTTTCGAGCGAATAA
- a CDS encoding hydrogenase maturation nickel metallochaperone HypA, whose translation MHELSIADAIVQVAGRQAEGRRVTKVHVKVGHLRQVVPSALAFGFGLVAQGTPVEGAELEVETVPAVGWCRSCGAESTLEGFPLRCGECGGLDLEITAGEELLVEYLELEEA comes from the coding sequence TTGCACGAGCTCTCGATAGCCGACGCCATCGTCCAGGTCGCCGGGCGGCAGGCGGAGGGGCGGCGGGTGACGAAGGTGCACGTCAAGGTCGGGCATCTGCGGCAGGTGGTGCCCTCCGCGCTCGCGTTCGGGTTCGGTCTCGTGGCGCAGGGGACGCCGGTCGAGGGGGCGGAGCTCGAGGTGGAGACGGTCCCGGCCGTGGGATGGTGCCGCTCCTGCGGGGCCGAGAGTACCCTGGAAGGGTTCCCGCTGCGGTGCGGGGAGTGCGGGGGGTTGGACCTGGAGATCACCGCCGGGGAGGAACTTCTGGTGGAGTACCTCGAGCTGGAGGAGGCGTAG
- the treY gene encoding malto-oligosyltrehalose synthase, producing the protein MRVPRATYRVQLNRSFTFSDAMRIVPYLASLGVSDLYASPYLEARPGSTHGYDITDHNALNPEIGTHGHHERLIDALHKHDMGHLLDIVPNHMGVGQDNWRWLDVLENGPASPYAHFFDIDWQPVNRGELRGKVLLPVLGDHYGRVLERGELEVVFDAGEGSFAVRYYEHRFPLDPGTYPMIFEGMEEPAGDGRTLEFESVITAFSNLPGREETDPERIAERVRDAAVNKGRLARLCEESLEVARAVEGCVERINGERAKPESFDALHRLLEEQAYRLVYWRVASDEINYRRFFSINDLAGIRVEDGRVFDETHRLILRLVGEGKVDGLRIDHIDGLYDPAGYLRRLQEEAARVRGEEDDLYVVVEKILAPHEHLPEGWPVAGTTGYDFLNQVEGLFIDPAGERPLGRVYRRFLGREEDFEELLVGCRRMIMQSSLASELNVLARRLLAISSYGRRSYDFTINVLREALAGIVAHFPVYRTYVDAAGPSGEDRRYVEWAVSQAKKRSTAADTTVYDFIRDVLLLEVEGPEEYRGMVLGFVMKFQQYTGPVMAKGMEDTALYRYNRLVSLNEVGGEPGRFGVSVSAFHHLNAGRRRRWPHAMLATATHDTKRGEDVRARISVLSEIPDEWRGHLFRWSRTNRSRRREVEGRPAPDRNDEYLLYQTLLGTWPNHEMDEGELEEYAGRIRRYLQKAMREAQVHTSWVNVNEEYERAALDFASALLDPENTLFLEDFIPFARRVSRLGALNGLSRTLLKLTSPGVPDVYQGTELWDLSLVDPDNRRPVDYARRREMLARLQDLPSGEVHTLLSDGRWEEGAPKLYLTWRALELRRERPALFEGGEYIPVEAEGEMAGHLVAFARTCAGDAALTIAPRLCAHLERFPGSILPDPEVWEGSRLPLPPELSGRTWGDVLSGRVFEGGAFSLRELFSSFPAALLVSE; encoded by the coding sequence GTGAGGGTCCCGCGCGCCACCTACCGCGTCCAGCTCAACCGCAGCTTTACCTTCTCCGACGCGATGCGCATCGTCCCCTACCTAGCATCCCTCGGCGTGAGCGACCTCTACGCCTCGCCCTACCTCGAGGCCCGCCCCGGGAGCACCCACGGCTACGACATAACCGACCACAACGCGCTCAACCCGGAGATCGGAACCCACGGACATCACGAACGTCTCATCGACGCATTACATAAACACGATATGGGGCATCTGCTGGACATCGTGCCGAACCACATGGGGGTGGGACAGGACAACTGGCGTTGGCTGGACGTGCTGGAGAACGGTCCGGCTTCGCCGTATGCGCACTTCTTCGACATCGACTGGCAGCCGGTCAACCGGGGGGAGCTGCGGGGGAAGGTGCTCCTGCCGGTGCTCGGCGACCACTACGGGAGGGTGCTCGAGCGGGGGGAGCTCGAGGTCGTCTTCGATGCGGGGGAGGGGTCGTTCGCGGTGCGCTACTACGAGCATCGCTTCCCGCTCGACCCCGGGACCTACCCGATGATCTTCGAGGGGATGGAAGAGCCCGCCGGGGACGGGCGCACGCTGGAGTTCGAGAGCGTGATCACGGCGTTCTCCAACCTGCCCGGGAGGGAGGAGACCGACCCGGAGAGGATCGCCGAGCGGGTGCGCGACGCCGCGGTGAACAAAGGACGTCTCGCCCGGCTGTGCGAGGAATCGCTCGAGGTGGCCCGTGCCGTCGAGGGTTGCGTCGAGAGGATCAACGGCGAGCGGGCGAAGCCGGAGAGCTTCGACGCGCTGCACCGGCTGCTCGAGGAGCAGGCCTACCGGCTCGTCTACTGGCGGGTGGCCTCCGACGAGATAAACTACCGCCGCTTCTTCTCGATAAACGACCTCGCCGGGATCCGGGTCGAGGACGGGCGGGTCTTCGACGAGACGCATCGTCTGATCCTGCGTCTCGTCGGCGAGGGGAAGGTGGACGGGCTGCGCATCGACCATATAGACGGGCTCTACGACCCGGCGGGTTACCTGCGCAGGCTGCAGGAGGAGGCCGCCCGCGTGCGCGGGGAAGAGGACGACCTCTACGTGGTCGTCGAGAAGATCCTCGCCCCCCACGAGCACCTGCCGGAGGGCTGGCCCGTCGCCGGGACGACCGGCTACGACTTCCTGAACCAGGTCGAGGGCCTGTTCATCGACCCGGCCGGGGAGAGACCGCTCGGGCGCGTCTACCGGCGCTTCCTCGGCCGGGAGGAGGACTTCGAGGAGCTTCTCGTGGGGTGCCGGCGCATGATCATGCAGAGCTCGCTCGCGAGCGAGCTGAACGTTCTCGCGCGGCGGCTGCTCGCGATCTCGAGCTACGGGAGGCGTTCTTACGACTTCACGATAAACGTCCTGCGCGAGGCCCTCGCCGGGATAGTCGCGCACTTCCCGGTCTACCGCACCTACGTCGACGCCGCCGGGCCATCCGGGGAGGACCGCCGCTACGTAGAGTGGGCCGTCTCGCAGGCGAAGAAGCGGAGCACCGCGGCCGACACCACCGTCTACGACTTCATCCGGGACGTGCTGCTGCTGGAGGTCGAGGGACCGGAGGAGTACCGGGGGATGGTCCTCGGGTTCGTGATGAAGTTCCAGCAGTACACCGGGCCGGTGATGGCCAAGGGGATGGAGGACACCGCGCTCTACCGCTACAACCGCCTCGTCTCGCTCAACGAGGTCGGCGGGGAGCCCGGGCGTTTCGGGGTCTCCGTCTCCGCCTTCCACCACCTGAACGCCGGGCGCCGCAGGCGCTGGCCGCACGCGATGCTCGCCACCGCGACCCACGACACCAAGCGTGGCGAGGACGTACGCGCCCGGATAAGCGTCCTCTCCGAGATCCCGGACGAATGGCGCGGGCACCTCTTCCGCTGGTCCCGCACCAACCGCTCCCGCCGCCGCGAGGTGGAGGGCAGGCCCGCCCCCGACAGGAACGACGAGTACCTCCTCTACCAGACGCTCCTCGGCACCTGGCCGAACCACGAGATGGACGAAGGAGAGCTGGAGGAGTACGCCGGGCGCATCCGGCGGTACCTGCAGAAGGCGATGCGCGAGGCGCAGGTCCACACCTCCTGGGTAAACGTGAACGAGGAGTACGAGCGCGCGGCGCTCGACTTCGCGTCCGCCCTCCTCGACCCGGAGAACACCCTCTTCCTGGAGGACTTCATCCCCTTCGCCCGCCGCGTCTCCCGGCTCGGCGCGCTGAACGGCCTCTCCCGGACGCTGCTCAAGCTCACCTCCCCCGGCGTCCCGGACGTCTACCAGGGCACCGAGCTCTGGGACCTCTCGCTCGTCGACCCGGACAACCGCCGCCCGGTCGACTACGCCCGGCGCCGGGAGATGCTCGCGCGGCTGCAGGACCTCCCTTCGGGGGAGGTCCACACCCTCCTCTCCGACGGCCGCTGGGAGGAGGGCGCCCCGAAGCTCTACCTCACCTGGCGGGCGCTCGAGCTGCGGCGCGAGCGCCCTGCCCTCTTCGAGGGTGGGGAATACATCCCCGTGGAGGCCGAAGGTGAGATGGCCGGCCACCTCGTCGCCTTCGCCCGCACCTGCGCGGGGGACGCCGCGCTTACGATCGCCCCCAGGCTCTGCGCGCACCTCGAGAGGTTCCCGGGCTCCATCCTCCCCGATCCGGAGGTGTGGGAGGGGTCGCGGCTTCCCCTCCCACCAGAGCTCTCCGGACGTACCTGGGGGGACGTCCTCTCCGGGCGCGTCTTCGAAGGCGGGGCGTTTTCGCTCCGAGAGCTCTTCTCGTCCTTCCCCGCCGCCCTCCTCGTCTCCGAATAG
- the treZ gene encoding malto-oligosyltrehalose trehalohydrolase: MRYLHRMPFGAEVLPDGRTRFSLWAPAAENVDLELEGRTLPMERPAEGFFTATAEAAPGSRYRYRVDGERVVPDPASRYQPEGVHGPSEVVDPLAFEWEDDAWRGRPWEEAVVYELHVGTFSPEGTFAGIERRLDHLVDLGVTALELMPLSSFPGGRNWGYDGVLPFAPAGVYGRPEDLKRLVQAAHRRGLMVLLDVVYNHFGPEGNYLPLYAPQFFTDRHRTPWGQAINFDGEGSRFVRDFFIHNALYWLEEYRFDGLRLDAVHAIFDDSDEHFLVELSRRVRESPGADRHVHLVLENVNNTASYLRRSGPGLKPYDAQWNDDIHHALHTALTGESAGYYADFADAPLSHLGRCLAEGFAYQGEPSRHSGGERRGEPAADLPPTSFVAFVQNHDQVGNRAFGERITDLAPEEAVRAAAAVYLLSPQVPMLFMGEEWAASSPFPFFCDFGEELAPLVTEGRREEFASFPEFSDPATRERIPDPSDESTFRMAVLDWGEREEGIHHRLLGHYRDLLALRKREISPRLGNVPGGAALYRTVGERGLRVQWPLGDGSLLTLLANLGDEELGGFEAAPGRLLYATEGAARQERTLPPWSVAFYLREPE, from the coding sequence TTGAGATACCTGCACCGGATGCCCTTCGGAGCCGAGGTCCTGCCCGATGGCAGGACCCGTTTCTCCCTCTGGGCCCCCGCGGCGGAGAACGTCGACCTGGAACTCGAGGGACGCACCCTGCCGATGGAGCGCCCGGCGGAGGGGTTCTTCACCGCGACGGCGGAGGCCGCCCCCGGCTCCCGCTACCGCTACCGGGTGGACGGGGAACGGGTGGTGCCCGACCCCGCCTCCCGCTACCAGCCCGAAGGCGTGCACGGTCCGAGCGAGGTCGTGGACCCTCTCGCCTTCGAATGGGAGGACGACGCCTGGAGGGGACGCCCCTGGGAGGAGGCGGTCGTCTACGAGCTGCACGTCGGCACCTTCTCCCCCGAGGGGACCTTCGCCGGGATCGAGAGGAGATTGGACCACCTGGTAGACCTCGGCGTCACCGCACTCGAGCTGATGCCTCTCTCCAGCTTCCCCGGCGGGCGCAACTGGGGCTACGACGGGGTGCTACCGTTCGCCCCGGCGGGGGTCTACGGCCGCCCCGAAGACCTCAAACGGCTCGTCCAGGCCGCCCACCGGCGCGGCCTGATGGTCCTGCTGGACGTCGTCTACAACCACTTCGGCCCGGAGGGAAACTACCTCCCGCTCTACGCGCCGCAGTTCTTCACCGACCGCCACCGCACGCCCTGGGGGCAGGCGATCAACTTCGACGGCGAGGGCAGCCGCTTCGTGCGCGACTTCTTCATCCACAACGCGCTCTACTGGCTCGAGGAGTACCGCTTCGACGGGCTGCGGCTCGACGCGGTGCACGCCATATTCGACGACTCGGATGAGCACTTCCTCGTCGAGCTCTCCCGGCGGGTGCGGGAGTCCCCCGGTGCCGACCGCCACGTCCACCTGGTGCTCGAGAACGTGAACAACACCGCCTCGTACCTGCGGCGCTCGGGGCCGGGCTTAAAACCCTACGACGCGCAGTGGAACGACGACATCCACCACGCGCTCCACACCGCGCTCACGGGTGAGAGCGCGGGCTACTACGCGGACTTCGCGGACGCGCCGCTCTCCCACCTGGGGAGGTGCCTGGCCGAGGGGTTCGCCTACCAGGGCGAGCCCTCGCGCCACTCCGGCGGCGAGCGGCGCGGGGAGCCTGCCGCCGACCTCCCCCCGACCTCTTTCGTCGCCTTCGTCCAGAACCACGACCAGGTGGGCAACCGCGCCTTCGGCGAGCGCATCACCGACCTCGCGCCGGAGGAGGCCGTGCGGGCGGCCGCGGCGGTCTACCTGCTCTCTCCGCAGGTGCCGATGCTCTTCATGGGCGAGGAGTGGGCCGCCTCGAGCCCCTTCCCGTTCTTCTGCGATTTCGGGGAGGAGCTGGCCCCGCTCGTGACCGAGGGCCGCCGCGAGGAGTTCGCCTCCTTCCCCGAATTCTCCGACCCCGCGACGCGCGAGCGCATCCCCGACCCCTCCGACGAGAGCACCTTCCGGATGGCCGTCCTCGACTGGGGGGAACGCGAGGAGGGCATCCACCACCGCCTCCTGGGGCACTACCGCGACCTCCTCGCGCTGCGAAAGCGTGAGATCTCCCCGCGCCTCGGCAACGTCCCCGGCGGGGCGGCGCTCTACCGCACCGTGGGGGAGCGGGGCCTCCGGGTGCAGTGGCCGCTCGGCGACGGCTCGCTCCTCACCCTGCTCGCGAACCTGGGGGATGAGGAGCTCGGGGGCTTCGAGGCCGCCCCGGGACGCCTCCTCTACGCCACGGAGGGTGCCGCCCGGCAAGAGCGCACCCTCCCGCCCTGGTCGGTCGCCTTCTACCTGCGGGAGCCGGAGTGA
- the glgX gene encoding glycogen debranching protein GlgX has translation MRRRYSTRRGDVSPGVPYPLGARWDGAGVNFALFSEHAGRVELCLFRPDRRRETERIEMPERTDGVWHCHLSDVRPGQLYGYRVYGPYDPSRGHRFNPKKLLLDPYAFDIAGPLDWRYPHFGYRHGDDLVPDGRDNAAGALKAKVVERAFTWGDDRPPRTPLDETVIYELHVKGFTRRHPKVPEALRGTYAGLASDAAIDHLKRLGVTAVELLPVHAFVQDRHLVERGLANYWGYNTIGFFAPERRYAATSDPVGEFKTMVKRLHAAGLEVILDVVYNHTAEGNHLGPTLSFRGIDNASYYRLSPEDPRYYMDYTGTGNTLDTTHPRVLQLIMDSLRYWVEEMHVDGFRFDLATTLGRESDAFDPAGGFFDIIRQDPIISQVKLIAEPWDVGEGGYRVGGFPPPFSEWNGKYRDVVRAYWKGEGGLVGELASRLTGSSDLYQHAGRRPQASINFVTAHDGFTLNDLVSYNEKHNEANGEDNNDGENHNLSWNCGVEGPTDDPEVLALRARQKRNFLATLLLSQGVPMILAGDEMGRTQRGNNNAYCQDNEISWLDWDLSEDDEDLLLFTRGLIRLRRSHPDFRRRHFFQGRASEGVTDVAWISPDGKEMTQEEWNTSYARSLGMQIFGSSRVGYPEASRPETDDNFLLLFNAHHEELPFVIPSDPPGARWQPLVDTFYPASRELSGVYKPGDPYPLKARSMAVLIQLREAGEDF, from the coding sequence TTGAGAAGACGCTACAGCACGAGGAGGGGCGACGTCTCTCCCGGCGTACCCTATCCGCTGGGGGCGAGATGGGACGGGGCCGGGGTCAACTTCGCGCTCTTCTCCGAGCACGCCGGGCGGGTCGAGCTGTGCCTGTTCCGCCCGGACCGCCGGCGTGAGACCGAACGCATCGAGATGCCCGAGCGCACCGACGGGGTCTGGCACTGCCACCTCTCCGACGTCCGTCCCGGTCAGCTCTACGGCTACAGGGTCTACGGTCCCTACGACCCCTCCCGCGGGCACCGCTTCAACCCCAAGAAGCTCCTCCTCGACCCCTACGCCTTCGACATCGCGGGGCCGCTCGACTGGCGCTACCCCCACTTCGGCTACCGCCACGGGGACGACCTCGTCCCAGACGGCCGGGACAACGCCGCGGGGGCGCTCAAAGCGAAGGTCGTCGAGAGGGCCTTCACCTGGGGGGACGACCGGCCGCCGCGCACCCCGCTGGACGAGACCGTAATCTACGAGCTGCACGTCAAGGGCTTCACCCGGCGGCACCCGAAGGTGCCCGAGGCCCTGCGCGGGACCTACGCCGGGCTCGCCTCCGACGCCGCGATAGACCACCTGAAGAGGCTCGGGGTCACCGCGGTCGAGCTCTTGCCGGTGCACGCCTTCGTGCAGGACCGGCACCTGGTCGAGCGGGGGCTCGCCAACTACTGGGGATACAACACGATAGGCTTCTTCGCGCCGGAGAGGCGGTATGCTGCCACCTCCGATCCGGTGGGCGAGTTCAAGACGATGGTCAAGCGGCTGCACGCGGCGGGGCTCGAGGTGATCCTGGACGTCGTCTACAACCACACCGCCGAGGGTAACCACCTGGGGCCGACGCTCTCCTTCCGCGGGATAGACAACGCGAGCTACTACCGGCTCTCCCCGGAGGACCCCCGCTACTACATGGACTACACCGGGACCGGCAACACTTTGGACACCACCCACCCGCGCGTGCTGCAGCTCATCATGGATTCTTTGCGCTACTGGGTGGAGGAGATGCACGTCGACGGTTTCCGCTTCGACCTCGCCACCACTTTGGGGCGCGAGAGCGACGCCTTCGACCCCGCGGGCGGCTTCTTCGACATCATCCGCCAGGACCCGATCATCTCGCAGGTCAAGCTCATCGCCGAGCCCTGGGACGTCGGCGAGGGCGGCTACCGGGTGGGGGGTTTCCCACCGCCGTTCTCGGAGTGGAACGGCAAGTACCGCGACGTGGTCCGCGCCTACTGGAAGGGCGAGGGCGGGCTCGTCGGGGAGCTCGCCTCGCGGCTCACCGGCTCCAGCGACCTGTATCAGCACGCCGGGCGCCGGCCGCAGGCGAGCATCAACTTCGTCACCGCCCACGACGGCTTCACCCTCAACGACCTGGTCTCCTACAACGAGAAGCACAACGAGGCCAACGGAGAGGACAACAACGACGGCGAGAACCACAACCTGAGCTGGAACTGCGGGGTCGAGGGGCCGACCGACGACCCGGAGGTGCTCGCGCTCCGGGCCCGGCAGAAGCGCAACTTCCTGGCGACGCTTTTGCTCTCGCAGGGGGTGCCGATGATCCTCGCCGGGGACGAGATGGGGCGCACCCAGCGGGGCAACAACAACGCCTACTGCCAGGACAACGAGATCTCCTGGCTCGACTGGGACCTCTCCGAAGACGACGAGGATCTCCTGCTCTTCACCCGGGGCCTCATCCGGCTGCGGCGCTCCCACCCGGACTTCCGCCGCCGGCACTTCTTCCAGGGGCGGGCCTCGGAGGGGGTGACGGACGTCGCCTGGATCTCCCCGGACGGCAAGGAGATGACCCAGGAGGAGTGGAACACCTCCTACGCCCGCTCCCTGGGGATGCAGATCTTCGGCTCCTCCCGCGTGGGATACCCGGAGGCGAGCCGTCCGGAGACCGACGACAACTTCCTCCTCCTCTTCAACGCCCACCACGAGGAGCTGCCTTTCGTGATCCCGTCCGATCCCCCGGGCGCCCGCTGGCAACCGCTCGTGGACACCTTCTACCCGGCCTCCCGCGAGCTCTCCGGGGTCTACAAGCCCGGAGACCCCTACCCCCTTAAAGCCCGCTCGATGGCCGTCCTGATCCAGCTGCGCGAGGCCGGGGAGGACTTTTGA